The Phoenix dactylifera cultivar Barhee BC4 chromosome 9, palm_55x_up_171113_PBpolish2nd_filt_p, whole genome shotgun sequence genome window below encodes:
- the LOC103699057 gene encoding stellacyanin-like — protein MGSGKRGKVSWSVAGLMVALVAASLALEAAAATHVVGGSTGWIVPPNSSFYSDWASTQTFAVGDTLVFNFQTGSHTVDKVTKSGYDDCSTSNLIGSAITTGPASVSLTTAGDHYFICGIPGHCSAGQKLSVTVASSPTGASPPTSAAGPSPPGTGGSSAATSLLPGFRTAATFSLATALVFAASFFLL, from the exons atggGGAGCGGGAAGAGAGGAAAGGTGTCATGGTCGGTTGCTGGCCTGATGGTTGCACTTGTGGCAGCAAGCCTTGCTCTGGAGGCGGCAGCCGCGACTCACGTGGTGGGGGGCTCAACCGGATGGATCGTCCCTCCTAACTCAAGCTTTTACTCTGATTGGGCCTCCACACAAACCTTTGCGGTTGGTGACACCCTTG TGTTCAATTTTCAGACCGGATCGCACACTGTCGACAAAGTAACAAAGTCAGGCTACGATGATTGCTCAACTTCCAACCTGATCGGCTCCGCCATAACCACAGGCCCGGCCTCAGTTTCTCTCACCACCGCCGGCGACCACTACTTCATTTGTGGAATCCCTGGCCACTGCTCCGCCGGCCAGAAGTTGTCTGTCACCGTTGCCTCCTCCCCAACAGGTGCTTCCCCTCCCACATCAGCTGCTGGTCCCTCGCCACCAGGCACCGGCGGAAGCAGTGCAGCCACATCACTTCTTCCTGGTTTCAGGACCGCGGCAACCTTCTCCCTGGCAACTGCACTCGTGTTTGCTGCCTCCTTTTTCCTCCTCTAG